DNA from Roseimicrobium sp. ORNL1:
CCGAGCACGGTGCATTGTTCCATCTTCAGGCCCACCACGATTTTCAGACTCGTCGCCGCCTCTGACTTGCGAGACGTTTCAAAAGTGACCCGGTTCAGTACCGAATTCTTGAACCAGAGGTGCGACCGATGGCGCTCGAAATCGTCATCAGAATGATGTGCTGAGCCCATGACGAAGGTCACTTGCTCAAATTTGCAGTCCTCGAACGAAACTTTTGCCTCTTTCTGCCACAGTGAGATACGGCCGCCCTTGAAGTACACGCCCTTTGCCCGGAGGTGACAGTTGGACAGATCAAAAATGATATTCTCAAACTTGGAACCCTCAGCCAAGCTGAGGTCAATGGGCTGGCCAAGACGTACGGTTTGGTTCTTCTCGTACAACGTTCCGCCACAGACCTGGACGAGGGAGTTCGCAACATAATTCCCAAAGGGAACGGTCGTGTCCTTCGTGATGTAATAGGGCCCTCTGCTTTGTGCGGATGCATCTTGCACGATTGCCAGCAAGACGAGCGCTGTGACAACAGCCGCAGGGAGGGTTTTAGTAATTGCTCCGAATTTCACCCTGCCATCCATCAGGAAAAGCGAGGGTTTGTCAATTCCTTCGTTCTGGAACTAATGAAGGCGCTACGAACCCTGCTGCTTACCTCTCCAGCTCCTCGCGGATCTGGGGATCATTCATCAGGCGGTCCAGCTCGCCTCTCACCAGGTTCGCGGCATTGTAGATCCGTTTCCGCTGTTCGTATTTCTTGGCGTACGTCTGGGCGGGGCGTTCCTGCACCTCCTTCACGATGGAGCCAAAATCCACGATGGAATCCGCGTAGGGACGGATCCGCGCATCGCACTTGGCGCGCAGGTTTGAAATGCGGGTGATGATGCTGCCCACCGACCCCGGGCCGATGCTGTCAAAGGCGTCGTCACTGTCCGCCTTGATGGCGGCGATGAGGGCGCCGGACGCATCATCAATGGCGTTGAGGGACCCCATCAGCGAAAGCAAGGTCGGCACCCTGCCGTTGGCGTACAGCAGCAGGTACTTTGCGGAAAGGTTATTGGGCGTGTCCTTGAGTACCTGCTGAAGCTTGGTGATCACGTGCTGGTTGCGCAGCAGAGCGCCCATCTGGCTTGGATTGTTCAGCAGCACCTCCTGCACCCGGCTCATCTCGGCCAGGGCTATCTGGGTGGTGGCGGGCTTCTCGGCCAGCGCCAGGGCCTCCGCCTCACGGAAGTGGGAGATGCTGAAGATCTGGATGCTGGCAAAGGGGGCGGGGCCGTCAGTGAGCAGCACATCGCCAAGGGCAGACTCGTTTTTTGAGGGGATGCCGACAATCTTGCAGTGGCCCTTGGTCGCACCGCGAATCTTCGCCGCCACGCCGCCGATGGGTTGCACGGTGCCATCCGCATTCATGTCTCCTGTCACGGCAAAGGCCTGGTCGAGGTCCTTGCCGGTGACCAGGGAGTGCAGCAGCAGCGCGCAGGCCACGGCGGCGGAGGGGCCATCCTTCTTCGAATACTTGTCGGCGAACGACAGCTCGATCTGGTATCCCCGCGGCCAGCCACCGTGGGTGAGCTGGGCAAATTTCACCACCTCCTCCAGCGCCTTGGTCATCATGTCGCCCACCGGCTGGTTGAACTGCACGCTGGACGCCTGGCCGGCGGATCCCTTCAGGGCGATGGCACCGATCTTTGAGGCGCTTCCCGCTTCACCACCGCTGAGGGAGAGGATCATGAGCCCGTGGACGCTCGTCTGCATGAGCTTCAGCCCCGTGTCAGGTGAGCCACCTTGGGGGACGATCCTGGCGTCCACCATGGCGGTGGAGAAGGTATCCGAGGTCGTGGGAAAGGTGGGAAGGGTGGGAAAGGGGGAGGTGGGTGTCCGCGTCACCACGGACGTGGGGACTGTCGTGTTCGTGATCGTGGTGGTGACGGGTGTCCTGACAGGCTGGTTCACCGCGATCGCTTGAGGCAGTACCGAGGTGATGGTCCTCGCGGGCAGGTTCAGGGGCAGCTCGTTGCGTGAAACCGAACCGCCGGCGATGGAGTAAGTCAGCGAGCAGCCGGGAGACACCTCCTGGCCTACCGGGGTCACCACATATTGCGTGAGCTGCGCCGTCACCTGGTCAGAGGTCTCAGGCGGATAAAAGGAGGCGGACAGCTGGAGCGGCGTGGTGATGTCCGGCAGAGGCACCCCGGGGACCAGCGTGCAGGAGTCGAACACACAGTCCCGCGTCACCGCCAGAAATGGAGCCGTGTAGGAGCACTGGGTGAAGGAGCAGCCGACCACATCCGTCTGGGCGAGCTTCATATCCTGCAGCAGACCTGCTCGAGAAAGCACCATGGGCAACACGGCGGGGCCGCGCACGGTGCACTGATCCATGGTGAGTCCCATCACCACATTTTGCGAGCCCCTCAGCTGAAACTGCACCTGGGAGAGCACGGAGTTTTTCAAGGCCAGGTGACCCCGGTAACGCTCGAAGAGATCCCCGGCGCCGGAAGAGGTCGAAACGCTGGAACCCAGCGTGAAGGTCACGCCGTCAAAAATGCAATCCTCGAAGGAGATACGAGCTCCCGAGCCCACATCGATGGTGCATCCCTTGAAGAGGATGTTCTTCGCGTGGACGTTCGCATTGACCACCATGAAGTTCACTTTCTCGTAGTCGGACCCGTCCGTCATGCCAACATCGATCCGGGGGACATTGGAAATGTTTCCGCCCCCGGTGCTGGTGACCTGTCCTCCGTAGATCCAGAAGGTCGGATCCGAGGTATAGCGCCCGGCAGGAAAGACGAAGGAAGAATTGAGATACAGCTTGGACGCCGTCTCCTGCGCTTTGAGCTCCGTGGCCGGAACACAGAGCACCGCCATGCTGGCAGCCAGCATGGCAAGAATTTTCCAGACGCTTGCTCGGAATTTCACACTGCCATCCATCAGGAAAAGCGAGCGGTTGTCAATTGCTGCGTGACTGGAATTAGTGAGCCTTGCGTAATAGGCTGACACTAACGGCAGGTCCTGGTCCTGTGGCTGCTTCAGGCCGAAGGCTTGGGATATGTCAGCCCAGGGCAACGCCCTGGGAGGAGACATACGAGTGTCATCCAAGCCCTGAAAGGGCGTGATAAAGATGCGCCTTCCTTCGCAGGCTCTTATCCCGCCCTTTCAGGGCTATTCAAATTCCATCATTCTCCCAGGGCGTTGCCCTGGGCTGACATGTCGCAGACCTTCGGCCTGCAATTCTGCCGGACATTGCAAGGCGGAGACGTCAGTCTCCTCTGCAAGATTCAATCATGGCGCAGCCGGTCAGTCCCCGAGCAGCTTCCCGGGCGCCAGATAACCCTGCACATAGTCCTTCACGGCAACTTCGAGCTCGGTGATGGTGCCGTTGAAGCCGGCCGAGCGCAGCTTGGAGACGTCTGCACAGGTGTAGTACTGGTACTTCGCCTGGAGATGCGCCGGCATATCCACGAACTCGATGTTCACCGGCAGGTCCATGGCGGCGAAGATGGCGCTCACGAGCTGCTTCCACGAGCGGGCCTTGCCGGAGCCGAGGTTGTAAAGGCCGCCTGCGTCCGCGTTGTTGCCGAGGAAGATGGTCATGTCCACCGCGTCCTTCACATACAGGAAGTCTCGCATCTGTTCGCCATCGCCGTAGTCCGGGCGGTGGCTGCGGAAGAGCTGCACCTTTCCTTCGTTGCAGATCTGGGCGAAGGCCTTGTTCACCACGGAGCGCATGTCGGCCTTGTGGTTCTCATTCGGGCCATACACGTTGAAGTACTTCAGCCCCACGATGCGGTCCGCGATGCCGGCGCGGCGGGCATACTGGTCGAAGAGGTGCTTCGAGTAGCCGTACATGTTCAGCGGGCGGAGCACGTCGATGTCCTCCATCTTGTCATCCATGCCAAAGGCGCCATCACCATACGTCGCGGCGGAGGAGGCATACACAAAGCGGGCGCCCATGCCCAGAGCCCAGTGCGCCAGGGTCTTCGTGTACTCGAAGTTGTTCTTCATCAGGTGGTGTGCATCCCGCTCCGTCGTCGCCGAGTTCGCACCGAGGTGATACACCACATCGAACTTGCCCAGGTGATCGGGCCGCGTTTCGACAAGCTTCAGCAGGTCATCCGCATCCAGGTAGTCCGCATACTTCAGCGCGACGAGGTTCTTCCACTTCTCATCCGTACCGAGGCGGTCGGTCACGACGATGTTCTCATTTCCCCGCAGATTGAGCGCCCACACAAGCGCCGAACCAATGAACCCGGCGCCGCCGGTGACGAGGATGCGAGGAGAACTGCTGCTGGAGAATGCCATGAGGAGAAAGGGGGGAAGTAGCGGAAAGGACTCCCATGATTCGCGTGCCACGTGGCCGGGTCAAGCAGCGCTTCACGGTTGAGGGGGGGAAACGCAAAGCAGCAACGCAGCAAAGAAATTCCAAGGAGGTTAGGCGTCCCCGCCTGACAGTGGGCGTTAGGCCTCCGGCCTGACCAGCAACACATCGCAAGGTCTTCCGCATCGCCTTCGCCAGTCAGTCAATCCCACCACAAGGCCATTTCCGGTTAACCGCAAAGGGGCAGAGGAGCAAAGGACGCAGAGGAGCAAAGGACGCAGAGGATTGATAGGTTTGGTGGCGGGGTAGTGGATGTGACTTGGCGTGGTGACTCTCGATGCAGAGGAGGCAGAGACGCGCAGGAGTTCCGCTCGTGCGTGTGAGAGTTGCATCATTCGGAGGTTAGGCGTCCCCGCCTGACAGTGGGCGTTAGGCGTCCCGCCTGACCAGCAACACATCGCAAGGTCTTCCGCATCACCTTCGCCAGTCAGTCAATCCCACCACAAGGCCATTTCCGGTTAACCGCAAAGGGGCGGAGGAGCAAAGGACGCAGAGGATCGAAGGGGTAGGGCGGCAGGGTAGAATGATGTGCCATGGCGTGGTGCACCTCGATGCAGAGGAGGCAGAGACGCGCAGGGGTTACGCTCGTGCGTGTGAGAGTTGCATGATTCGGAGGTTAGGCGTCCCCGCCTGACAGTGGGCGTTAGGCCTCCGGCCTGACGAGAACCTGCCCACGGATCGATTACGTCCTTCAACCAACCCAACACGCCACTACCCTTCAAGGAGTGGGGACATTCCTGTCCCCATTGCTCACGTGATGTGGCATCGCGTGATGACGATTCATCCCTCGGAGGCATACACGAGGGATTTGCTACACGTTGTGCGATTGCTGACTGACTTCGTCTGAAATCGTGGCAGACCGAAATGGGGGCAGGAATGCCCCCACTCCTTGACCGGCCGCGACGCACTAACTTACTTGAAGCACGCAATCGCTCCGCGTCACGACCGTCAGGCCGGAGGCCTAACGCCCACAGTCAGGCAGGACGCCTAACCTCCGGTCGATGCACCATCCTCCAAACACGCTCATCACCCCTGAGCCAAACCCCATCAGTCCTCTGCGTCCTTTGCCCCTCTGCCCCTTTGCGGTGAATCGGAAACGGCCTCGTGATGTGATAGACGAGGGCGACGACGCAGGATGTGTTGCTGCTGCGGTCAGGTCGGAGCCATCTCTTTTGCGGGTGGGAGTTCGAGTGGCTTTGGAAAAAATGCCTTGCTTTGATTTGATGCATGGAGGAGTCTCACATCGTTGCGCCGTGCAATAGTGCATGGCGAAATGTATAGGTGCATCTGGCCTATGTGGACGGGATGTGCCCTTAACTCCAAACTGAACCACTGCTATGGCCCTTATTCTCAGCATCGAAAGCGTCGTTACCCATGTGATCTGCAGTGATGAGAAAGCCCTCATCATTCTGGCCGTTGGAACAGTGACCAGTTCCGGCTGGACCAGGCCGGAACTGAGTCCCTGGGTGTACATCACTCCTCCCAAGGACGGTATCTACGACTTCAGCTTCATCGCTACGCCGCCTTCAGGAATTGTGACGCCGAGCCTTCGTCCCATCATTGGAGGAGGGGTGTTTCCGAACATGCCTTCTTGGGTGAAGGGCGTGCGTATTCACGCTTCCTCCAACTGCAAAGAGGCTCCTGTTTCTGACATCTGTCTGGTAGACTTCAACAAATTGAAGCTGGCATGGGATGGAGACCTCCCGTGGCCGGACATCTTCCGTGTGACCGACGGCACCATCATTGGAAATGGTTGAGGGTCGGATAGGGAGAACGGCCTTGTCTGACGGGGAGTGTGCAAAGTAAAAACAAAAGGCGCCGGAGGAGGACTCCGGCGCTTTTGTTAAAACACTCTACGAGGCCCCCTTTGCGGGTTAACCGGAAAGGGCCTCGTGGTGTGATAGACGAAGGCGACGACGCAGGATGTGTTGTTGGTCAGGCGGGACGCCTAACATCCACTGTCAGGCGGGGACGCCTAACCTCCGGTGCCGCCACATCAAAGGCGTGAGAAAAGTTCCTGCGCGTCTCTGCCTCCTCTGCGTCGAGGTGCACCATCTTCCAAACACGCTCATCACCCCTGAGCCAAACCCCATCAGTCCTCTGCGTCCTTTGCCCCTCTGCCCCTTTGCGGTTAACCAGAGTCGGCCTCGTGGTGGGAATGATAGGCAAAGGCGATGCGGAAGATTATGCGATGTGTTGTTGGTCAGGCGGGACGCCTAACATCCACTGTCAGGCGGGGACGCCTAACCTCCGGTGGTCTCACTTCTTCCGGTGTTCCCACCACTCTTCCACTGCCTTCACCTGCGGCGCATAGGTGTTCGACCACAGTCGCGCCCAGCTCCGCGACCACCAGATCTTCCGGGTGACCTCATCCATCAGTGGCACTGCGGCCTTCAGTGCCTGCAGGTATTGCTCTCCGGCGCCTTCGTATGTGCGGTTTGCCATGCTGGCTTTCGCAGTCTTCATCCCTTCCTGGATGCGCTTGAGCTCACGCTTGTGCCTGCTCCTCCAGGCCCAGCGCGCGATGGGTGACTTCTTCAGTTGCCGGACCAGTTGCAGCACTCCCTGCACGGTCTCACGCAACACCCGCACTTCGCGGGAGGATACCTTCAAACGATTCTCCAGCTTCGCGGCACGCTCCTGGAAGTCCTGCATGATCTTTTGCAGTGCCTGCGCCTCACCGCTCGATGCCTTCAGGTGCCGCTCAAGATCCTTGGCGTACCGCTCACGTTCCCGGGAGCGCTGATCAAGCTCCATGGAGCGTCGCTCCTGCTCACCGGCACGATCCTTCCATCGCTTGCCTTCATCCAGTCGCTGCTCACTCACCGCTGCAGCCAGCAACAAGGTGTCGATTGCTTCGCTTGCCGTCCTGGAAGCGATATCACTGGGGTCTCCCCAGCGCCCACCATTGATGCTCACACAAGGCGACGGCTCGGTGATCAAACGAAAGAGCTTCTCGTTGCGTTGAAACTTGTCCCACGGCACGTCCGTCCGGTTGGGCACATAGTGGTTCTGGTGGAAGACAAAGGGCTCGTCCACGTGTCGCACTTCCATGCCGGATCTGCGAATGCGGTGGACGAGTTCCACGTCGTCATAGGCAAACCCGGTGGCATACCGTTCGTCGAACCCGCCCAGCATTTCCAGGTCGCGGCGGGTGATGGCAGCACAGAAGTGATGCGCATTGGGCCAGATGCTCGAATGGTTGTACCAGCCTTCACCTCCCAGTTCCACCGGTTGACGGGCGTGGAGCGTGAATGAGGCGGCCTGTGCCTGTACCTGGGCGGCGTCTCCTTGCAGGGACTGCGTCTCCGCCTCGTTCAAGGCATAACACGAATAGGCCAGATACACGCCGCTGCGGAGATGCTTCTCCACATGACGCAGGATTGGTCCAGCATGGAAGCACTCCGGATTCTGCAGGATGATGAGGTCTCCCTTCGCCTGGCGGATGGCGTAGTTGAAGGGAATGCAGGGATTCGTGTACCACTTTTTCGCAGGGTCCAGCCGGAACACCCGGAGGAAGGGGAAGCGCTCCACGAGGTCCTCCACCCGTTCCTCCTCCCGGCTACCGTCATCTACTACAACGAACTCAAACTCCGGACCACCAAACAAGAGCAGGCTCTCCAGGGTGCGGATGAAGAGGGCCCTGCGATTGTAGTAAGCGGTGACGATGGAGATCATACACGGTCACGGTCACGGTCACGGTCACGGTCTTCGCTGGCTACCGTTTCTTGCTTGCGCCACACCACCCGGTTCACGTAGTCGGTGTAGCCACAAATGATTTTGGCGACCTTCCAGGAGACCTGCTCAACAAGATAGTCCACCGGGATGCGGGGATGTACTCCAGCACGGTGCTGTGCCACGGCGATATCCACCGCCTGCCGGATGCGTCCTTCGCTCAGGCCGCTCATCACCAGCACGCCTTCATCCATGCCTTCCGGCCGCTCATGTGCCTCACGCAGGGTCACGGCGGGGAACCCCATCAAGGCAGACTCTTCGGTGATGGTGCCACTGTCGGAAAGGGTGCAGTACGCGCCGCACTGCAGCGCGATGTAGTCAGGAAATCCCAGGGGAGGAAGCGCACGCACCAGCGGATGCAACTGGTGCCCGCCGGCCTCCAGCCGCTTCCGCGTTCGGGGATGCAGGGAGAGAATCATGGGGAACTGGAATGTCTCCGCCATCGCGCCAAGCGACTGCACCAGCGCCGCGAGCTTCTCGGGTTGGTCCACATTTTCCTCTCGATGGGTGCTCACCACGAAGTAGCGTTCCCGTTCCAGACCCAGGCGGGAGAGGACGTCCGATGACTGGATTTTTTCGGCATGATGATCCAGCACTTCCTTCATGGGGGAGCCTGTTTTGATCACGCGATCTTCAGGCAATCCCTCGCGGAGCAGGTTCCGCCGCGCATGCTCGGTGTAGCAGAGATTGATATCGCTGACGTGGTCCACGATGCGGCGGTTCACTTCCTCCGGCACTCGTTGGTCGAAGCAGCGATTGCCCGCCTCCATGTGGAAGATGGGAATCTTCCTCCGCTTGGCGGGGATCACGCACAGGGCGCTGTTGGTATCCCCCAGCACGAGCAGCGCTTCGGGTTTCTCCTGCTCCAGCACGGCATCCACCTTCAGGATGGTATTGGCGATGGACTCCGCCGCCGTGGCTCCGGCCACCTCCAGCAGGATGTCCGGCCGGCGAATCCCAAGCTCATCGAAGAAGATGCCGTTGAGTTCGTAGTCGAAGTTTTGGCCGGTATGGACCAGCACGTGGTGCGCCACACTGTCCAGCACCGGGATGACCCTGCTCAGGCGGATCAACTCCGGCCGTGTGCCGACGACAGTGAGGATCTTCAAACGAATGCTCATGATTGTTTTTCCTGCACGAAGCTCTCACGATTTGCCTGCTGCATCCACTCGCGCAACTCCCGCAGTTGCTCCCGCAGCGGGGGACGCACCACCTGCGGCACCAGCGTGCGATCGACAGGCTCGGGCGCGGCGAACGGTTGAATCTCGATGGGATGTTCCCAAACCTCGGCAAACATTCGCAACAGGTCATGCTTGCTCAGATGCTCCGCCACCCCGAGCTGGACCACACCGGAGGAGAGTGGTCCCAACGTGCCGCGCATCATCTCCATGGCGGCCTTCGCCCACTCCAGCGTCGTGATGCCATTCCAGAAGTGATTGGTATATCCCTGCACCGGCCCCTGT
Protein-coding regions in this window:
- a CDS encoding S16 family serine protease, with protein sequence MLAASMAVLCVPATELKAQETASKLYLNSSFVFPAGRYTSDPTFWIYGGQVTSTGGGNISNVPRIDVGMTDGSDYEKVNFMVVNANVHAKNILFKGCTIDVGSGARISFEDCIFDGVTFTLGSSVSTSSGAGDLFERYRGHLALKNSVLSQVQFQLRGSQNVVMGLTMDQCTVRGPAVLPMVLSRAGLLQDMKLAQTDVVGCSFTQCSYTAPFLAVTRDCVFDSCTLVPGVPLPDITTPLQLSASFYPPETSDQVTAQLTQYVVTPVGQEVSPGCSLTYSIAGGSVSRNELPLNLPARTITSVLPQAIAVNQPVRTPVTTTITNTTVPTSVVTRTPTSPFPTLPTFPTTSDTFSTAMVDARIVPQGGSPDTGLKLMQTSVHGLMILSLSGGEAGSASKIGAIALKGSAGQASSVQFNQPVGDMMTKALEEVVKFAQLTHGGWPRGYQIELSFADKYSKKDGPSAAVACALLLHSLVTGKDLDQAFAVTGDMNADGTVQPIGGVAAKIRGATKGHCKIVGIPSKNESALGDVLLTDGPAPFASIQIFSISHFREAEALALAEKPATTQIALAEMSRVQEVLLNNPSQMGALLRNQHVITKLQQVLKDTPNNLSAKYLLLYANGRVPTLLSLMGSLNAIDDASGALIAAIKADSDDAFDSIGPGSVGSIITRISNLRAKCDARIRPYADSIVDFGSIVKEVQERPAQTYAKKYEQRKRIYNAANLVRGELDRLMNDPQIREELER
- the rfaD gene encoding ADP-glyceromanno-heptose 6-epimerase; the protein is MAFSSSSSPRILVTGGAGFIGSALVWALNLRGNENIVVTDRLGTDEKWKNLVALKYADYLDADDLLKLVETRPDHLGKFDVVYHLGANSATTERDAHHLMKNNFEYTKTLAHWALGMGARFVYASSAATYGDGAFGMDDKMEDIDVLRPLNMYGYSKHLFDQYARRAGIADRIVGLKYFNVYGPNENHKADMRSVVNKAFAQICNEGKVQLFRSHRPDYGDGEQMRDFLYVKDAVDMTIFLGNNADAGGLYNLGSGKARSWKQLVSAIFAAMDLPVNIEFVDMPAHLQAKYQYYTCADVSKLRSAGFNGTITELEVAVKDYVQGYLAPGKLLGD
- a CDS encoding glycosyltransferase gives rise to the protein MISIVTAYYNRRALFIRTLESLLLFGGPEFEFVVVDDGSREEERVEDLVERFPFLRVFRLDPAKKWYTNPCIPFNYAIRQAKGDLIILQNPECFHAGPILRHVEKHLRSGVYLAYSCYALNEAETQSLQGDAAQVQAQAASFTLHARQPVELGGEGWYNHSSIWPNAHHFCAAITRRDLEMLGGFDERYATGFAYDDVELVHRIRRSGMEVRHVDEPFVFHQNHYVPNRTDVPWDKFQRNEKLFRLITEPSPCVSINGGRWGDPSDIASRTASEAIDTLLLAAAVSEQRLDEGKRWKDRAGEQERRSMELDQRSRERERYAKDLERHLKASSGEAQALQKIMQDFQERAAKLENRLKVSSREVRVLRETVQGVLQLVRQLKKSPIARWAWRSRHKRELKRIQEGMKTAKASMANRTYEGAGEQYLQALKAAVPLMDEVTRKIWWSRSWARLWSNTYAPQVKAVEEWWEHRKK
- the wecB gene encoding UDP-N-acetylglucosamine 2-epimerase (non-hydrolyzing), which translates into the protein MSIRLKILTVVGTRPELIRLSRVIPVLDSVAHHVLVHTGQNFDYELNGIFFDELGIRRPDILLEVAGATAAESIANTILKVDAVLEQEKPEALLVLGDTNSALCVIPAKRRKIPIFHMEAGNRCFDQRVPEEVNRRIVDHVSDINLCYTEHARRNLLREGLPEDRVIKTGSPMKEVLDHHAEKIQSSDVLSRLGLERERYFVVSTHREENVDQPEKLAALVQSLGAMAETFQFPMILSLHPRTRKRLEAGGHQLHPLVRALPPLGFPDYIALQCGAYCTLSDSGTITEESALMGFPAVTLREAHERPEGMDEGVLVMSGLSEGRIRQAVDIAVAQHRAGVHPRIPVDYLVEQVSWKVAKIICGYTDYVNRVVWRKQETVASEDRDRDRDRDRV